From Streptomyces asiaticus, one genomic window encodes:
- a CDS encoding PQQ-dependent sugar dehydrogenase gives MKSHRNTLVAAAATTALAAGLLLTQTGAGNAAPARADSAPSDIKTVSSGWSIPWGLSWLPDGSALITERDSFKLYKLTQSGTRTQVGTVPNVVTTGGEGGLMGLAVSPNWSSDHAIYLMHTASDGNRIARMTYDGSSLSGYKAIVTGIKKNKYHNGGRLKFGPDGYLYATTGEAQTPDLAQDKNSLNGKILRMTTDGKPAPGNPFGTLVYSYGHRNPQGITWDPQGRLWEAELGNSKYDELNLIESGKNYGWPVCEGECSTSGMTSPKRQWSVGDASPSGVTYADGALYMAALRGERLWRIPVDGTSAGTPKAYYTSSYGRLRTVETVPGENTLWLSTTNADNNGGEPDGADKVFEVGLK, from the coding sequence ATGAAGAGTCACCGGAACACCCTCGTGGCCGCGGCCGCGACCACCGCACTCGCGGCCGGGCTGCTGCTCACCCAGACGGGCGCGGGCAACGCGGCACCGGCGCGGGCCGACTCCGCCCCGTCGGACATCAAGACCGTCTCGTCCGGCTGGAGCATCCCCTGGGGGCTCAGCTGGCTGCCCGACGGCTCGGCGCTGATCACCGAGCGCGATTCCTTCAAGCTGTACAAGCTCACCCAGTCGGGCACCAGGACGCAGGTGGGCACGGTGCCCAATGTGGTGACCACCGGCGGTGAGGGCGGGCTGATGGGCCTCGCGGTCTCCCCGAACTGGAGCAGCGACCACGCCATCTACCTGATGCACACCGCGTCCGACGGCAACCGCATCGCCAGGATGACCTACGACGGCTCCTCGCTCAGCGGCTACAAGGCGATCGTCACCGGCATCAAGAAGAACAAGTACCACAACGGCGGACGCCTCAAGTTCGGCCCGGACGGCTATCTCTACGCCACCACCGGCGAGGCGCAGACACCCGACCTCGCGCAGGACAAGAACTCCCTCAACGGGAAGATCCTGCGGATGACCACGGACGGCAAACCGGCCCCGGGCAATCCGTTCGGCACCCTCGTCTACTCGTACGGCCACCGCAATCCGCAGGGCATCACCTGGGATCCGCAGGGCCGGCTGTGGGAGGCCGAGCTCGGCAACAGCAAGTACGACGAGCTCAACCTGATCGAATCCGGCAAGAACTACGGCTGGCCGGTCTGCGAGGGCGAGTGCTCCACCTCCGGGATGACCAGCCCCAAGCGCCAGTGGTCGGTCGGCGACGCCTCGCCCAGCGGGGTCACCTACGCCGACGGCGCGCTGTACATGGCGGCGCTGCGCGGTGAGCGGCTGTGGCGGATCCCGGTGGACGGGACCAGCGCGGGCACCCCGAAGGCGTACTACACCAGCTCCTACGGGCGGCTGCGCACCGTGGAGACCGTGCCGGGCGAGAACACGCTGTGGCTGTCCACGACGAACGCGGACAACAACGGCGGGGAGCCGGACGGCGCGGACAAGGTCTTCGAGGTGGGACTGAAGTAG
- a CDS encoding glycoside hydrolase family 88/105 protein, protein MVSRRTLLTSTLGITGGLLLPTAGADAAPADWSRAVVDSTIARKPDPTTLGGWGYTQGLFLLGAYRVYQRVKEPSYLAYIKGWVDNFVDADGHMSRTFDNLDAMQSGNLLLILHQETGDPRYRTAADQIRARITTYPRTADGGMWHATGKTNELWGDGVFMAQPFLLRYGIAYGDESFAYEEVTRNLSVYFRHLKAANGLIYHAYDADGDAPWKPDPTTGTSAHFWARAIGWTAMTHVEVLELLPAKHPRRAELIGNIGHLAKGFTRYQDPATGRWFQVVDKAGDPGNWTETSASSMYTLMLHAALEHGWISGGGYSAAARRGYQGVLKKVSVGSDGLTNITDISEGTNVGDLAYYLGRKRNTNDLHGLGAFLLMNERLAH, encoded by the coding sequence GTGGTCAGTCGCAGAACCCTGCTCACGAGCACACTGGGCATCACCGGCGGCCTTCTCCTCCCCACGGCGGGCGCCGACGCGGCGCCCGCCGACTGGTCCCGGGCGGTGGTGGACTCCACCATCGCCCGCAAACCGGACCCCACGACCCTCGGCGGCTGGGGCTACACCCAAGGGCTCTTCCTGCTCGGCGCCTACCGCGTCTACCAGCGGGTCAAGGAGCCCTCGTACCTGGCGTACATCAAGGGGTGGGTGGACAACTTCGTCGACGCCGACGGCCATATGAGCCGGACCTTCGACAACCTGGACGCGATGCAGTCCGGCAATCTGCTGCTGATCCTCCACCAGGAGACCGGCGATCCGCGCTACCGGACCGCCGCCGACCAGATCCGGGCCCGCATCACCACCTATCCGCGCACCGCGGACGGCGGGATGTGGCACGCCACCGGCAAGACCAACGAGTTGTGGGGCGACGGGGTCTTCATGGCCCAGCCGTTCCTGCTGCGCTACGGCATCGCCTACGGCGACGAGTCGTTCGCGTACGAGGAGGTCACCAGGAACCTCTCGGTGTACTTCCGCCACCTCAAGGCGGCCAACGGGCTGATCTACCACGCCTATGACGCCGACGGCGACGCCCCCTGGAAGCCCGACCCCACCACCGGCACCTCCGCCCACTTCTGGGCACGGGCCATCGGCTGGACCGCGATGACCCATGTCGAGGTGCTGGAGCTGCTCCCCGCGAAACACCCGCGCCGCGCCGAACTGATCGGCAACATAGGGCACTTGGCGAAGGGCTTCACGCGCTACCAGGATCCGGCCACCGGTCGCTGGTTCCAGGTCGTCGACAAGGCCGGCGACCCCGGCAACTGGACCGAGACCTCCGCCTCCAGCATGTACACCCTGATGCTGCACGCCGCCCTGGAACACGGCTGGATCAGCGGCGGCGGCTACTCCGCGGCGGCCCGCAGGGGCTATCAGGGCGTGCTGAAGAAGGTGTCGGTCGGCTCCGACGGGCTGACGAACATCACCGACATCAGCGAGGGCACCAACGTCGGGGACCTGGCCTACTACCTCGGCCGCAAGCGCAATACGAACGACCTCCACGGTCTGGGCGCCTTCCTGCTGATGAACGAGCGGCTCGCGCACTGA
- a CDS encoding NAD(P)/FAD-dependent oxidoreductase gives MTFPDTPPSTVTIIGGGVVGLACAHYLSGAGLRVTVLERDRLGSGASRGNAGEVCPDLVEPLAAPGVIGTALRGLHRRDSALAIHPPAGAELLRFLVRFGMRATSRHYARGAAALGALARGTFGLFEELEAAGVDGEAHKDGFLFAFPSREYAAEALAAFRRLDAPIAPGGVLEGARLAAAEPSLTEGARAGFVVERQWSLDPSLFVDRLAERLRSDGVELVEGARVSSIVDRSDRTEVRTSAGTFRADTVVIAAGIGSRELVRGLGKDIDLVAGKGYSFSVAAEPPPSRLVHLGAAKVVLTPMGKRVRVAGTMEFERDADRFRQRRIEAIVAAARPYLRHADWDDRQEEWVGPRPMTPDGLPLIGPVPGHPRVLLATGHNMLGLMLAPATGRLVAGLLTGTADPGLSSTFAPVRNIRRYSWRVHGAH, from the coding sequence ATGACCTTTCCGGACACCCCGCCCTCCACGGTCACGATCATCGGCGGCGGAGTCGTCGGCCTGGCCTGTGCCCACTACCTCAGTGGCGCCGGGCTGCGGGTCACCGTCCTCGAACGCGACCGGCTGGGCAGCGGCGCGTCCCGTGGCAACGCCGGGGAGGTCTGCCCCGACCTGGTCGAACCGCTGGCCGCGCCCGGTGTCATCGGTACGGCGCTGCGCGGGCTGCACCGCCGGGACAGCGCGCTGGCGATCCACCCCCCGGCCGGTGCCGAACTGCTGCGGTTCCTCGTCCGGTTCGGGATGCGGGCCACCTCGCGCCACTACGCGCGGGGGGCCGCCGCCCTCGGCGCGCTCGCGAGGGGCACCTTCGGGCTCTTCGAGGAGCTGGAGGCGGCCGGGGTGGACGGGGAGGCGCACAAGGACGGCTTCCTGTTCGCCTTCCCCTCCCGGGAGTACGCCGCCGAGGCGCTCGCCGCCTTCCGCCGGCTGGACGCGCCCATCGCGCCCGGCGGTGTGCTGGAGGGGGCCCGCCTCGCGGCGGCGGAGCCCTCGCTCACCGAGGGCGCGCGGGCGGGGTTCGTGGTGGAGCGTCAGTGGTCCCTGGATCCCTCGCTCTTCGTGGACCGGCTCGCCGAGCGGCTGCGGAGCGACGGTGTGGAACTGGTCGAGGGGGCACGGGTCTCATCGATCGTGGACCGCTCCGACCGGACCGAGGTCCGCACCTCGGCGGGCACCTTCCGCGCCGACACGGTGGTCATCGCGGCGGGCATCGGCTCGCGGGAGCTGGTGCGCGGGCTCGGCAAGGACATCGACCTGGTGGCGGGCAAGGGCTACAGCTTCTCGGTGGCGGCCGAGCCGCCGCCCTCCCGTCTGGTCCACCTCGGCGCGGCCAAGGTGGTGCTCACGCCGATGGGCAAGCGGGTCCGGGTCGCCGGGACGATGGAGTTCGAGCGCGACGCCGACCGGTTCCGGCAGCGGCGCATCGAGGCCATCGTCGCCGCCGCGCGTCCGTATCTGCGCCATGCCGACTGGGACGACCGCCAGGAGGAGTGGGTCGGGCCGCGGCCCATGACCCCCGACGGGCTGCCGCTGATCGGTCCGGTGCCGGGCCATCCCCGGGTGCTGCTGGCCACCGGCCACAACATGCTCGGGCTGATGCTCGCGCCCGCCACCGGCCGGCTGGTGGCCGGACTGCTGACGGGTACGGCGGATCCTGGGCTTTCCTCCACTTTCGCCCCGGTACGGAACATTCGTCGGTACTCTTGGCGTGTACATGGCGCTCACTGA